The following are encoded in a window of Prosthecodimorpha staleyi genomic DNA:
- the puhA gene encoding photosynthetic reaction center subunit H, whose amino-acid sequence MGIPNMDLAQVVLYVFWLFFAGLIFYLHRENKREGYPLQSDRSNERVSIVGFPEPPPSKTFHLPHGGTVTVPDDKIDRRAVAAVPVAPWPGAPLTPTGNPMLDGVGPAAWAERLDEPDLTVDGDPKIVPLRVATDFYPAPQDPDPRGMTVIGGDRKVAGTIVDAWVDKSEFIFRYYEAELTGSGRRVLIPVNFAALDGRRRILRVDAIFAAQFQSVPGLRNADLVTFLEEEKICAYFGGGLLYAEPKRTESWL is encoded by the coding sequence ATGGGTATTCCCAATATGGACCTGGCGCAGGTCGTCCTCTACGTCTTCTGGCTCTTCTTCGCCGGCCTGATCTTCTATCTCCATCGGGAGAACAAGCGGGAAGGCTATCCGCTCCAGTCCGACCGCAGCAACGAGCGCGTCTCGATCGTCGGCTTCCCGGAGCCGCCGCCGTCGAAGACTTTCCATCTGCCCCATGGCGGCACCGTCACGGTCCCGGACGACAAGATCGATCGCCGCGCGGTCGCCGCCGTGCCGGTCGCGCCCTGGCCGGGCGCGCCGCTGACCCCGACCGGCAACCCGATGCTCGATGGCGTCGGCCCGGCCGCCTGGGCGGAACGGCTCGACGAGCCGGATCTGACCGTCGACGGCGATCCCAAGATCGTGCCGCTGCGGGTGGCGACGGATTTCTATCCGGCCCCGCAGGATCCCGATCCGCGCGGCATGACGGTGATCGGCGGTGACCGCAAGGTGGCCGGGACCATCGTCGACGCCTGGGTCGACAAGTCCGAGTTCATATTCCGCTACTACGAGGCGGAACTGACCGGCTCCGGTCGCCGGGTGCTGATCCCGGTCAATTTCGCCGCCCTCGACGGCCGGCGCCGGATCCTTCGCGTCGACGCGATCTTCGCGGCCCAGTTCCAGTCGGTGCCGGGCCTGCGGAATGCCGACCTCGTGACCTTCCTGGAGGAAGAGAAGATCTGCGCCTATTTCGGCGGCGGGCTGCTCTATGCCGAACCGAAGCGCACGGAGAGCTGGCTGTGA
- the bchM gene encoding magnesium protoporphyrin IX methyltransferase, translated as MTTQTYAARRHQLETYFDRTAVDAWARLTSDAPVGRIRRTVRAGRDEMRATLLSWLPHDLSGMRILDAGCGTGALAAEAARRGARVVGVDISPKLIELGRERLAGVGPGSIDLVVGDLLDPALGVFDHVVAMDSLIHYPSTDVEDVLASLAQRTRRSILFTFAPSTPLLASMHAVGQLFPRSDRSPAIEPIAAARLARRIDDHPGLGGWLRGRNRRVARGFYISQAQELVRT; from the coding sequence ATGACCACGCAAACCTACGCCGCGCGGCGACACCAGCTCGAAACCTATTTCGACCGCACCGCCGTGGACGCCTGGGCGCGGCTGACCTCCGACGCGCCGGTCGGACGCATCCGCCGCACCGTCCGCGCCGGGCGTGACGAGATGCGCGCCACGCTCCTGTCCTGGCTGCCGCATGACCTGTCGGGCATGCGCATCCTCGATGCCGGTTGCGGCACTGGGGCCTTGGCGGCGGAAGCCGCCCGGCGCGGCGCCCGGGTGGTCGGCGTCGACATCTCGCCCAAGCTGATCGAACTCGGCCGCGAGCGCCTCGCCGGCGTCGGCCCCGGATCGATCGACCTGGTCGTCGGCGACCTGCTCGACCCCGCGCTCGGCGTCTTCGACCATGTCGTCGCCATGGACAGCCTGATCCACTACCCCTCGACGGATGTCGAGGACGTGTTGGCGAGCCTGGCGCAGCGCACCCGCCGCTCGATCCTGTTCACCTTCGCGCCGTCGACGCCGCTGCTCGCCAGCATGCATGCCGTCGGCCAGCTCTTCCCGCGCAGCGACCGTTCCCCGGCCATCGAACCGATCGCGGCGGCGCGTCTCGCCCGCCGCATCGACGACCATCCGGGCCTCGGCGGCTGGCTGCGCGGCCGCAACCGGCGCGTCGCGCGCGGCTTCTACATCTCCCAGGCACAGGAGCTCGTCAGGACATGA
- a CDS encoding PucC family protein, translating into MTGPSLRLARAWSKLGLRYLPFADAASPALPMGRLLRLSLFQVTVGMATALLVGTLNRVMIVELSLPAVLVSTMVALPILFAPLRAFIGFRSDNHRSVLGWRRVPYLWFGTLLQFGGFAFMPFALLVLSSEGDGHEVVGSIAAALAFLMVGAGLQTTQTAGLALATDLAREEDRPRVVALLYVMLLVGVVTASLIFGWVLKDFSEVRLIQVVQGAAAATMALNLVALWKQEAREPGRTRLDVPMPRFRDEWRAFTSRPGARRLLVVVGLGTAAFSMQDIVLEPYGGQVMHLSVSATTLLTALLAVGALAAFSFAGWRLGHGADPMRLAGFGAVIGLPAFAAVALAAPLESGPLFLAGTLLIGLGGGLFSVGTLTAAMWRDDAQDKGLALGAWGAVQATALGLGTAAGGAIRDLVGAAAERGLLGPVLSDRATGYSVVYTIEIILIFATLALVGRLVTYEQTAGRRSSRGFGLAELPG; encoded by the coding sequence ATGACCGGCCCGTCCCTCCGGCTCGCCCGGGCGTGGAGCAAGCTCGGGCTTCGCTACCTGCCCTTCGCGGATGCGGCCAGCCCGGCGCTGCCGATGGGGCGGCTGCTGCGCCTGTCGCTGTTCCAGGTCACCGTCGGCATGGCGACCGCGCTGCTGGTTGGGACGCTCAACCGGGTCATGATCGTCGAACTGAGCCTGCCGGCCGTGCTGGTCTCCACCATGGTGGCGCTGCCGATCCTGTTCGCGCCGCTGCGCGCCTTCATCGGCTTCCGGTCCGACAACCATCGCTCCGTGCTCGGCTGGCGCCGCGTTCCCTATCTGTGGTTCGGCACCCTGCTGCAATTCGGCGGCTTCGCCTTCATGCCTTTCGCATTGCTTGTCCTGTCCAGCGAGGGCGACGGCCACGAGGTGGTCGGTTCGATCGCGGCGGCCCTGGCGTTCCTGATGGTCGGTGCCGGTCTGCAGACCACGCAGACGGCCGGGCTGGCGCTCGCCACCGATCTCGCCCGCGAGGAGGACCGGCCGCGCGTCGTGGCGCTGCTCTACGTGATGCTGCTGGTCGGCGTCGTGACCGCCAGCCTGATCTTCGGCTGGGTGCTGAAGGACTTCAGCGAGGTCCGTCTGATCCAGGTCGTCCAGGGTGCGGCGGCCGCCACCATGGCGCTGAACCTGGTGGCGCTCTGGAAGCAGGAGGCGCGCGAACCCGGCCGCACCCGCTTGGACGTGCCGATGCCGCGCTTCCGCGACGAATGGCGCGCCTTCACGTCCCGCCCGGGCGCGCGCCGCCTGCTGGTCGTGGTCGGGCTCGGCACCGCCGCCTTCTCGATGCAGGACATCGTCCTGGAGCCCTATGGCGGCCAGGTGATGCATCTCTCGGTTTCCGCCACCACGCTCCTGACCGCGCTTCTGGCGGTCGGCGCCCTCGCGGCCTTCTCGTTCGCCGGCTGGCGGCTCGGCCACGGCGCCGATCCGATGCGGCTCGCCGGGTTCGGCGCGGTGATCGGCCTGCCGGCCTTCGCGGCCGTGGCGCTGGCGGCACCGCTCGAAAGCGGACCCTTGTTCCTGGCCGGAACGCTGCTGATCGGGCTCGGCGGCGGGCTCTTCTCGGTCGGCACCCTGACGGCCGCCATGTGGCGCGACGACGCCCAGGACAAGGGCCTCGCGCTCGGCGCCTGGGGCGCCGTCCAGGCGACCGCACTCGGCCTCGGCACCGCTGCCGGCGGGGCGATCCGCGATCTTGTCGGCGCCGCAGCCGAACGCGGCCTGCTCGGGCCCGTCCTGTCGGACCGCGCGACCGGCTACTCGGTCGTCTACACGATTGAAATCATTCTGATCTTTGCAACGCTCGCCCTCGTCGGCCGGCTCGTCACTTATGAGCAGACCGCCGGACGGCGCTCTTCCCGCGGCTTCGGCCTCGCCGAACTGCCGGGATGA
- the puhB gene encoding photosynthetic complex putative assembly protein PuhB translates to MTDAPAPDGLPEALPRGERILWRGRPDPLALMFAAFRIGWVAAYFAALFVWRGAGRLYAGAGWLDALGYAAFILPIAAAAIGILALLGWLAARTTLYTVTDRRLVLRIGMALPMTVNLPFDVIAGAAVKPRSRGCGDIAFALKPDARVSYLALWPHVRSWRFARPEPSLRAVPDVDALASRLAETLQRTERQATGPVARPMRDGMPAGIAVAAE, encoded by the coding sequence GTGACCGACGCTCCCGCTCCCGATGGCCTGCCGGAGGCGCTGCCCAGGGGCGAGCGCATCCTGTGGCGCGGCCGGCCCGACCCGCTGGCCCTGATGTTCGCAGCCTTCCGGATTGGCTGGGTGGCGGCCTATTTCGCGGCGCTGTTCGTCTGGCGCGGCGCGGGCCGGCTCTATGCGGGTGCCGGGTGGCTGGACGCGCTCGGCTATGCCGCCTTCATCCTGCCGATCGCGGCAGCCGCGATCGGCATCCTGGCCCTGCTCGGCTGGCTCGCCGCGCGGACGACGCTCTACACCGTGACCGACCGGCGGCTCGTCCTGCGCATCGGCATGGCCCTGCCGATGACCGTGAACCTGCCCTTCGACGTGATCGCCGGGGCGGCCGTGAAGCCGCGCAGCCGGGGGTGTGGCGACATCGCCTTCGCCCTGAAGCCGGACGCCCGGGTCAGCTATCTGGCGCTTTGGCCGCATGTCCGGTCCTGGCGCTTCGCCCGGCCCGAGCCGTCGCTGCGCGCCGTTCCGGACGTCGATGCCCTGGCGTCTCGGCTGGCCGAGACGCTGCAGCGTACCGAGCGGCAGGCGACCGGCCCGGTTGCCAGGCCGATGCGGGACGGCATGCCGGCCGGCATCGCCGTGGCGGCGGAATGA
- the bchB gene encoding ferredoxin:protochlorophyllide reductase (ATP-dependent) subunit B, which translates to MQLTVWTYEGPPHVGAMRVATVLTDVHYVLHAPQGDTYADLLFTMIERRGARPPVTYTTFQARDLGGDTAELFKQSVREACERFRPAAVLVGASCTAELIQDDPGGLARALGLGIPVIPLELPAYQRKENWGASETFYHLVRALAGPSAPPPGTPRPARPADRRPRCNLLGPTALGFRHRDDVVEVTRLLASMGVDVSVVAPLGASAADVARLGEADFNVVLYPETGRQAATWLARSFCQPMVDVVPIGVGATRDFIAAVAAVAGVDPAPALAAETARSPWYARSVDSTYLTGKRVFVFGDATHAVAAARVARDELGFTVVGLGTYQREFAREVRTAAALYGLEALITDDYLEVEASIAGLHPELVLGTQMERHIAKRLGVPCAVISAPVHVQDFPARYSPQMGFEGANVLFDSWVHPLMMGLEEHLLGMFRDDPEFADGAAPSHLASVAPIAAAPAEPILAPVAASPVPVPAPVPVTGPVAATGPDWTAEAERELRKIPFFVRGKARRNTEIFARDKGCASITVETLYDAKAHFGR; encoded by the coding sequence ATGCAGCTCACGGTCTGGACCTATGAGGGACCGCCCCATGTCGGGGCCATGCGGGTCGCCACCGTGCTGACCGATGTCCACTACGTGCTGCATGCGCCGCAGGGCGACACCTATGCGGATCTGCTGTTCACGATGATCGAGCGGCGCGGCGCCCGCCCGCCGGTCACCTACACCACCTTCCAGGCGCGCGACCTCGGCGGCGATACCGCGGAGCTTTTCAAGCAGTCCGTCCGCGAGGCCTGCGAGCGGTTCAGGCCTGCGGCCGTCCTGGTCGGGGCCTCCTGCACGGCCGAACTGATCCAGGATGATCCGGGCGGGCTCGCCCGGGCGCTCGGCCTCGGCATCCCGGTGATCCCGCTGGAGCTGCCGGCCTATCAGCGCAAGGAGAACTGGGGCGCGTCGGAGACCTTCTATCATCTCGTCCGCGCGCTGGCCGGCCCGTCCGCGCCGCCGCCCGGCACGCCGCGCCCGGCCCGTCCGGCCGACCGTCGGCCCCGCTGCAACCTGCTCGGGCCGACCGCGCTCGGGTTCCGCCATCGCGACGACGTGGTCGAGGTGACCCGCCTGCTCGCCTCGATGGGCGTCGACGTGTCCGTGGTCGCCCCGCTCGGCGCCTCCGCGGCCGATGTCGCCCGCCTGGGCGAGGCCGATTTCAACGTCGTGCTCTATCCGGAGACCGGCCGCCAGGCCGCGACCTGGCTGGCGCGCAGCTTCTGTCAGCCGATGGTCGATGTGGTGCCGATCGGCGTCGGCGCGACGCGCGACTTCATCGCCGCCGTCGCCGCCGTGGCTGGGGTCGACCCGGCGCCGGCGCTGGCCGCCGAAACGGCGCGCAGCCCGTGGTACGCGCGCTCCGTCGACAGCACCTACCTGACCGGCAAGCGCGTCTTCGTCTTCGGCGATGCGACCCACGCCGTCGCGGCTGCTCGCGTCGCCCGCGACGAACTCGGCTTCACGGTGGTCGGCCTCGGCACCTACCAGCGCGAATTCGCCCGCGAGGTGCGCACGGCCGCCGCCCTCTACGGCCTGGAGGCGCTGATCACCGACGACTATCTCGAAGTCGAGGCGAGCATCGCCGGCCTGCATCCGGAACTCGTGCTCGGCACGCAGATGGAACGCCACATCGCCAAGCGGCTCGGCGTGCCCTGCGCGGTCATCTCCGCGCCGGTCCATGTCCAGGACTTCCCGGCGCGCTACTCCCCGCAGATGGGTTTCGAAGGCGCCAACGTGCTGTTCGACAGCTGGGTCCATCCGCTGATGATGGGCCTCGAGGAGCATCTCCTCGGCATGTTCCGGGACGATCCGGAATTCGCCGATGGCGCCGCGCCCTCGCATCTCGCCTCGGTGGCGCCGATCGCCGCCGCGCCCGCCGAGCCGATCCTCGCGCCGGTCGCAGCATCCCCCGTGCCCGTGCCCGCGCCGGTACCCGTGACGGGCCCGGTCGCCGCTACGGGACCGGACTGGACCGCAGAGGCGGAGCGCGAGCTGCGCAAGATCCCCTTCTTCGTTCGGGGGAAAGCACGCCGGAACACGGAAATCTTCGCCCGCGACAAGGGTTGCGCGTCGATCACGGTGGAGACACTTTACGATGCCAAGGCACATTTCGGTCGCTGA
- a CDS encoding magnesium chelatase subunit H — translation MPRHISVADPTPVRVVIVTLDHHLSSVVDRAALRLAAELPGLVLDLHAAADWEGDPASLDAARAAVAKADIVIASMLFMEDHARAILPALQARRDACDAMVICMSAAEVTRLTRIGGFDMSAPKGAAMSFLNKLRPKSSQTRGGAGQGQLKMLRRIPQFLRFIPGTAQDVRAYFMALQYWLAGSEDNIANLVRMMVERYAAGPRAGLRRAVKAGAPVEYPDVGLYHPRLRGRIGAEVTALPRPAGPVVGTVGVLVMRSYVLAGNTGHYDGVIAALEARGLTVVPAFAHGLDARPAIERFFVAPGPGGKPRPIVDAVVSLTGFSLVGGPAYNDAKAAEEVLAGLDVPYVAAQPLEFQTVEQWRESPRGLHPVESTIMVAIPELDGAVVPMVFGGRSSTSAPGAARDMTADPERAAMLAARVARLVALRRTPAAERTLAIVLFNFPPNAGATGTAAYLSVFPSLFNTLKALAAEGYRVDLPADAEALRSAILYGNAAFAGTAANVHCRIPTDDHVRRERHLREIEAQWGPAPGRQQADGRGIQVLGARFGNIFVGVQPGFGYEGDPMRLLFERGFAPTHAFSAFYRWIREDLAAHAVLHFGTHGALEFMPGKQTGLSGACWPDRLIGDLPNIYLYAANNPSEGLIAKRRGSATLVSYLTPSITRAGLYRGLIDLKAAIAHWRARDGEAGAADAADTAELIQALSAAVDLRPAEPAWTLEAADAEIATLAREVYELENTLVPHGLHVVGSPPATAARADMLISIAEASHGRRLEPRLATDLAEGIPAADLVHAFPAEERAAVRPILEELARTADLLARDAELPALMRALDGRFIRPAPGGDLLRTPAILPTGRNVHGFDPFRIPSSVAIKDGTRQAARLIARHVADGHPFPESVALVLWGTDNLKSEGGPIAQALALMGARPRFDGYGRVSGAELVPLADLRRPRVDVVITLSGIFRDLLPMQVRLLAEASYLAAAAEEPVEENFVRKHALSVAGAKGCSLEDAALRVFCNADGAYGANVNHLIESSAWDQDGELAETFTRRKGFAYGRDGRAMRRPELFASALASVEIAYQNLESVELGVTTLDQYVDTLGGIAAASRRAGGTAPAVYIGDQTRGEDRVRSLAEQVALETRTRLLNPKWFEAMLEHGYEGVRQIEAHVTTTFGWSATTQAVAPWVYQRVSETFVLDPAMRARLAELNPTAAARVASRLIEASDRQFWSPDAATLDALRQAGEELEDRLEGVSVEAAA, via the coding sequence ATGCCAAGGCACATTTCGGTCGCTGACCCGACGCCTGTGCGCGTCGTCATCGTAACGCTCGACCACCACCTCTCCAGCGTGGTCGACCGCGCTGCCCTTCGGCTCGCCGCCGAACTGCCCGGCCTCGTGCTCGACCTGCACGCCGCGGCCGACTGGGAGGGCGACCCGGCGTCGCTCGACGCCGCCCGCGCCGCCGTCGCCAAGGCCGACATCGTCATCGCCAGCATGCTGTTCATGGAAGACCACGCCCGCGCCATCCTGCCGGCGCTGCAGGCGCGCCGGGATGCGTGCGACGCCATGGTGATCTGCATGTCGGCCGCGGAGGTGACGCGCCTGACCCGGATCGGCGGCTTCGACATGTCGGCTCCGAAGGGCGCGGCCATGTCCTTCCTGAACAAGCTGCGCCCGAAATCCTCGCAGACGCGCGGCGGCGCCGGCCAGGGCCAGCTCAAGATGCTGCGCCGGATCCCGCAGTTCCTGCGCTTCATCCCCGGCACGGCCCAGGATGTGCGCGCCTATTTCATGGCGCTGCAATACTGGCTCGCCGGGTCCGAGGACAACATCGCCAATCTCGTGCGGATGATGGTCGAGCGCTATGCCGCTGGCCCGCGCGCCGGCCTGCGCCGCGCCGTCAAGGCCGGCGCGCCGGTCGAGTATCCGGATGTCGGCCTCTACCATCCGCGCCTGCGCGGTCGCATCGGCGCGGAAGTGACCGCGCTGCCGCGTCCGGCCGGGCCGGTTGTCGGCACCGTCGGCGTGCTGGTGATGCGCTCCTATGTGCTCGCTGGCAATACCGGCCACTATGACGGCGTCATCGCGGCGCTGGAGGCGCGCGGCCTCACCGTCGTGCCGGCCTTCGCGCACGGCCTCGATGCCCGGCCGGCAATCGAGCGCTTCTTCGTCGCCCCCGGCCCGGGCGGCAAGCCGCGGCCGATCGTCGATGCGGTCGTGTCCCTGACCGGCTTCTCGCTGGTCGGCGGCCCGGCCTACAACGACGCCAAGGCGGCGGAAGAGGTTCTGGCAGGGCTGGACGTGCCCTATGTGGCGGCCCAGCCGCTGGAGTTCCAGACGGTCGAACAGTGGCGGGAGTCGCCGCGTGGCCTGCATCCGGTGGAATCGACCATCATGGTGGCGATCCCGGAGCTCGACGGCGCGGTGGTGCCGATGGTGTTCGGCGGCCGCTCCTCCACGTCGGCCCCCGGGGCAGCGCGCGACATGACGGCCGATCCCGAGCGCGCCGCCATGCTGGCCGCCCGGGTCGCGCGCCTGGTCGCCCTGCGCCGGACGCCGGCCGCGGAGCGGACGCTCGCGATCGTGCTGTTCAACTTCCCGCCCAATGCCGGTGCGACCGGAACGGCCGCCTATCTGTCCGTCTTCCCCTCGCTCTTCAACACGCTCAAGGCCCTGGCGGCGGAAGGCTACCGCGTCGACCTTCCGGCCGACGCCGAGGCGCTGCGCTCTGCCATCCTCTACGGCAATGCCGCCTTCGCCGGCACGGCCGCCAACGTCCATTGCCGCATCCCGACCGACGACCATGTCCGCCGCGAGCGCCATCTGCGCGAGATCGAGGCGCAATGGGGCCCGGCGCCGGGACGCCAGCAGGCGGACGGACGCGGCATCCAGGTCCTGGGCGCGCGTTTCGGCAACATCTTCGTCGGCGTCCAGCCGGGCTTCGGCTACGAAGGCGATCCGATGCGGCTGCTGTTCGAGCGCGGCTTCGCCCCGACGCATGCCTTCTCGGCCTTCTACCGCTGGATCCGCGAGGATCTCGCCGCCCACGCCGTGCTGCATTTCGGAACCCACGGCGCGCTCGAATTCATGCCCGGCAAGCAGACCGGCCTGTCCGGTGCCTGTTGGCCCGACCGGCTGATCGGCGACCTGCCGAACATCTACCTCTATGCCGCCAACAACCCGTCGGAAGGCCTGATCGCCAAGCGCCGCGGCTCCGCGACCCTGGTCAGCTACCTGACCCCCTCGATCACCCGGGCCGGCCTCTATCGCGGCCTCATCGACCTGAAGGCGGCCATCGCCCATTGGCGGGCGCGTGACGGCGAAGCGGGTGCCGCGGATGCGGCCGATACGGCCGAGCTGATCCAGGCCCTCTCCGCCGCCGTCGACCTGCGCCCGGCCGAACCGGCCTGGACGCTGGAGGCCGCGGACGCGGAGATCGCCACCCTCGCCCGCGAGGTCTACGAACTCGAGAACACGCTCGTCCCGCACGGCCTGCATGTGGTCGGCAGCCCGCCGGCGACGGCGGCCCGGGCCGACATGCTGATCTCGATCGCGGAGGCGAGCCATGGCCGCCGGCTGGAGCCGCGCCTCGCCACCGATCTCGCCGAGGGCATCCCGGCCGCTGATCTGGTCCATGCCTTCCCGGCCGAGGAGCGCGCCGCGGTTCGCCCGATCCTGGAGGAACTGGCCCGCACCGCCGACCTGCTGGCGCGCGACGCCGAACTTCCGGCCCTGATGCGCGCCCTCGACGGCCGCTTCATCCGTCCGGCCCCCGGCGGCGACCTGCTGCGCACCCCGGCCATCCTGCCGACCGGGCGCAACGTGCACGGCTTCGATCCGTTCCGCATTCCGTCGAGCGTGGCGATCAAGGACGGCACCCGGCAAGCCGCCCGGCTGATCGCCCGGCATGTCGCTGACGGTCATCCGTTCCCGGAATCGGTCGCTCTGGTGCTGTGGGGCACCGACAATCTGAAGAGCGAGGGCGGCCCGATCGCCCAGGCGCTCGCCCTGATGGGCGCGCGGCCGCGGTTTGACGGCTACGGCCGGGTCAGCGGCGCCGAGCTGGTGCCGCTCGCCGATCTGCGCCGGCCGCGGGTCGACGTGGTCATCACCCTGTCGGGCATCTTCCGCGATCTGCTGCCGATGCAGGTGCGGCTGCTGGCCGAGGCCTCCTACCTCGCCGCCGCGGCCGAAGAGCCGGTCGAGGAGAATTTCGTCCGCAAGCATGCGCTCAGCGTCGCCGGCGCCAAGGGCTGTTCGCTGGAAGACGCCGCATTGCGCGTCTTCTGCAATGCGGATGGCGCCTATGGGGCGAACGTCAATCATCTGATCGAGAGTTCGGCCTGGGATCAGGACGGCGAACTGGCCGAGACCTTCACGCGCCGCAAGGGTTTCGCCTACGGACGGGACGGCCGTGCGATGCGCCGGCCGGAGCTCTTCGCCAGCGCGCTGGCGTCGGTCGAGATCGCCTATCAGAATCTTGAGAGCGTCGAACTCGGGGTCACCACCCTCGACCAGTATGTCGACACGCTTGGCGGCATAGCGGCAGCATCGCGCCGGGCAGGGGGCACAGCGCCCGCGGTCTATATCGGCGATCAGACCCGCGGCGAGGATCGTGTCCGCAGCCTGGCCGAGCAGGTCGCGCTGGAGACGCGGACGCGGCTTCTCAACCCGAAATGGTTCGAGGCCATGCTGGAGCATGGCTACGAGGGCGTGCGCCAGATCGAGGCGCATGTGACCACCACTTTCGGCTGGTCGGCGACCACGCAGGCGGTGGCGCCCTGGGTCTACCAGCGGGTGTCCGAAACTTTCGTGCTCGATCCGGCCATGCGGGCGCGGCTCGCGGAGCTCAATCCGACCGCGGCGGCCCGTGTCGCCAGCCGGCTCATCGAGGCGAGCGATCGCCAATTCTGGTCACCCGACGCGGCGACGCTGGATGCGTTGCGGCAGGCCGGGGAGGAACTCGAGGACAGGCTCGAGGGCGTGTCCGTCGAGGCCGCGGCTTAA
- the bchL gene encoding ferredoxin:protochlorophyllide reductase (ATP-dependent) iron-sulfur ATP-binding protein: protein MNYQLPIRKPVPRQDGEGSVQVHLDPSLRIDTAKVFAVYGKGGIGKSTTSSNLSVAFAKLGKRVLQIGCDPKHDSTFTLTKRMIPTVIDVLEGVNFHTEELRPDDFMVEGFNGVMCVEAGGPPAGTGCGGYVVGQTVKLLKEHHLLEDTDIVVFDVLGDVVCGGFAAPLQHADRGLIVAANDFDSIFAMNRIVGAIHAKAKNYGVRLGGVIANRSAGVDQIERYNDRAGLKTIAHFPDLDAIRRSRLKKQTLFEMDPTPEVVAVQEEYLRLAASLIVGSEPYEGRPLKDREIFDLLGYD, encoded by the coding sequence ATGAACTATCAGCTCCCGATCCGGAAGCCGGTGCCGCGCCAAGACGGCGAAGGCAGCGTCCAGGTTCATCTCGACCCGTCCCTGAGGATCGACACCGCCAAGGTCTTCGCCGTCTACGGCAAGGGCGGCATCGGCAAGTCGACGACCTCGTCCAATCTCTCGGTCGCCTTCGCCAAGCTCGGCAAGCGCGTCCTGCAGATCGGCTGCGACCCGAAGCACGACAGCACCTTCACGCTGACCAAGCGCATGATCCCGACGGTCATCGATGTGCTGGAAGGCGTCAATTTCCACACCGAGGAACTGCGGCCCGACGACTTCATGGTCGAAGGCTTCAACGGCGTGATGTGCGTGGAGGCGGGCGGGCCGCCGGCCGGCACCGGCTGCGGCGGCTATGTCGTCGGCCAGACCGTCAAGCTCCTGAAGGAACACCACCTTCTGGAGGATACCGATATCGTCGTGTTCGACGTGCTCGGCGATGTCGTCTGCGGCGGTTTCGCCGCTCCGCTCCAGCATGCCGACCGCGGCCTGATCGTCGCCGCCAACGACTTCGATTCCATCTTCGCGATGAACCGGATAGTCGGCGCCATCCACGCCAAGGCCAAGAACTACGGTGTTCGCCTCGGCGGCGTGATCGCCAACCGCAGCGCCGGCGTCGACCAGATCGAGCGCTACAACGACCGCGCCGGGCTGAAGACGATCGCCCATTTCCCCGATCTCGACGCCATCCGCCGCTCCCGCCTCAAGAAGCAGACGCTGTTCGAGATGGACCCGACGCCGGAGGTGGTTGCGGTCCAGGAAGAATATCTGCGTCTCGCCGCCTCCCTGATCGTCGGCAGCGAGCCCTATGAGGGCCGGCCGCTGAAGGATCGCGAAATCTTCGACCTGCTGGGGTACGACTGA